The Methanolacinia paynteri genome includes a region encoding these proteins:
- a CDS encoding TOBE domain-containing protein yields MKYSARNALKGKVKEIEIGQVAAEVVIELPGGAQVVSMITKESVDNLGLKVGKEAYAIIKASNVILGVD; encoded by the coding sequence ATGAAATACAGTGCAAGAAATGCCTTAAAAGGCAAAGTAAAAGAGATCGAGATTGGACAGGTTGCAGCTGAAGTAGTAATCGAGCTTCCGGGCGGAGCACAGGTGGTCTCCATGATCACAAAAGAGTCCGTCGACAACCTCGGACTTAAAGTCGGAAAGGAAGCCTACGCTATAATCAAAGCAAGCAACGTCATTCTTGGCGTCGACTAA
- a CDS encoding hydantoinase/oxoprolinase family protein encodes MIGIDVGGANLKVFENDTVTIHYCPMWQKAPITEILKSYSGKKAAVVMSGELADGFANKKEGIKFIVESVKRAIPESLFYGTDGGFHEGPTSLLAAANWLASADFLRERYPDQVLVDLGSTTTDIIPLNSFEALKGMRDLDRLRKGYLVYTGTLRSTVPSLLRSVSVNGYDTLVSSEYFAQSADVHLVLGNIDEADYTVPTPDGATTSYEASLQRLSRVVCSDLEEIGESGALEIARAFYSEQMNLIKEQVERVMDETRSSGVIAAGIGSNIISGLFDCIDLSCEPGIYPDALPAQAVCEVAERTGIF; translated from the coding sequence ATTATAGGCATAGATGTGGGCGGTGCCAACCTGAAGGTATTCGAAAACGATACTGTCACGATTCATTATTGTCCGATGTGGCAGAAGGCCCCGATTACAGAGATCCTCAAGTCTTATTCTGGAAAGAAGGCGGCGGTTGTCATGAGCGGTGAGCTTGCCGACGGTTTTGCGAATAAAAAAGAGGGTATAAAATTCATTGTCGAATCTGTGAAGAGAGCGATTCCGGAGTCTTTATTCTACGGGACCGATGGAGGGTTCCACGAAGGGCCGACATCCCTTCTTGCAGCCGCGAACTGGCTGGCATCGGCCGATTTCCTCAGGGAGAGATACCCGGATCAGGTCCTTGTCGATCTCGGGAGCACGACTACCGACATTATCCCGCTCAACTCTTTCGAAGCCCTGAAGGGCATGAGAGATCTCGACCGCCTGAGGAAAGGGTATCTCGTGTATACCGGAACCCTGCGGTCTACGGTTCCCTCGCTCCTGAGATCGGTATCCGTCAACGGTTACGACACTCTTGTAAGCAGCGAATATTTCGCCCAGAGTGCGGACGTTCATCTGGTCCTCGGCAATATCGATGAAGCCGATTACACCGTCCCTACTCCCGACGGTGCTACGACATCCTACGAAGCTTCGCTCCAGAGGCTTTCGCGGGTTGTATGTTCGGATCTCGAGGAGATCGGGGAGTCTGGCGCACTTGAGATCGCAAGGGCATTTTACAGTGAGCAGATGAATCTCATAAAAGAGCAGGTGGAAAGAGTCATGGATGAAACCAGATCCTCGGGAGTTATTGCAGCCGGGATCGGATCGAATATCATATCCGGACTGTTCGACTGCATCGATCTATCCTGCGAACCGGGAATCTACCCCGATGCCCTCCCTGCACAGGCCGTATGCGAGGTGGCTGAACGAACCGGTATATTCTGA